A single window of Brevundimonas naejangsanensis DNA harbors:
- a CDS encoding NlpC/P60 family protein, with amino-acid sequence MGWAIQDAAILDAAMRREAFEAPGRPHPASPCGLSHPPRDGEGEAARRAIIVSAARGWLGTPYRHQCSVKGEGADCLGLVRGVWREVMGEEPEAPPPYRPDWAEVGGEEALWAAARRWLVEIPPERAGPGDVLLFRMAAGAPAKHCAVLSAVAGPEPRMIHAYWGRSVVESWMGPWWRRRLVAAFRWPESRTILKE; translated from the coding sequence GTGGGCTGGGCGATACAGGACGCCGCGATCCTGGACGCCGCCATGCGGAGAGAGGCGTTTGAGGCGCCTGGCCGCCCCCACCCGGCTTCGCCCTGCGGGCTCAGCCACCCTCCCCGGGACGGGGAGGGAGAGGCGGCGCGCCGTGCAATCATCGTCTCCGCCGCGCGGGGCTGGCTGGGCACGCCGTATCGGCATCAGTGCAGCGTGAAGGGCGAGGGGGCGGACTGCCTCGGCCTGGTGCGGGGGGTGTGGCGCGAGGTTATGGGCGAAGAGCCGGAGGCGCCGCCGCCCTATCGCCCCGACTGGGCCGAGGTCGGGGGCGAAGAGGCGTTGTGGGCGGCGGCGCGGCGCTGGCTGGTGGAGATACCGCCCGAGCGGGCGGGGCCGGGCGACGTGCTGCTGTTCCGCATGGCGGCGGGGGCGCCGGCCAAACACTGCGCGGTGTTGAGCGCGGTGGCGGGGCCGGAGCCGCGGATGATCCACGCCTATTGGGGCCGCTCGGTCGTGGAGAGCTGGATGGGGCCGTGGTGGCGACGGCGGCTGGTCGCGGCCTTTCGCTGGCCTGAATCCCGGACGATTTTGAAGGAGTAG
- a CDS encoding baseplate hub protein: MRNVPDELLARIESGAATLCHAWLLRRADGRAMGFTDHDRDLEVEGVMCRAGSGWTGGAGEGEVGLAAGALSASGGLDDAAITEEDIAAGRYDAAEVELWRVDWMRPDLKVRLWKGRLARIRREEGRFIADLDGPIAALERVVGRTYGRGCDAVLGDGRCGLEAAAVAGRSCDKRWATCVGVFGNGVNFQGFPDVPGEDFLTARPASGRNDGGSRRR; this comes from the coding sequence ATGCGCAATGTTCCGGACGAACTGCTCGCCCGCATCGAGAGCGGGGCGGCGACGCTGTGTCATGCCTGGCTGCTGAGGCGGGCGGACGGGCGGGCGATGGGCTTCACCGACCATGACCGCGATCTGGAGGTCGAGGGCGTCATGTGCCGGGCGGGCAGCGGCTGGACCGGCGGCGCGGGCGAGGGCGAGGTCGGGCTGGCGGCGGGGGCGTTGTCGGCCTCGGGCGGGCTGGATGACGCGGCGATCACCGAAGAGGACATAGCGGCGGGGCGCTATGACGCGGCCGAGGTCGAGCTGTGGCGCGTGGACTGGATGCGGCCGGACCTGAAGGTGCGGCTGTGGAAGGGGAGGCTGGCGCGGATACGGCGCGAGGAGGGGCGGTTCATCGCCGATCTGGACGGGCCGATCGCGGCGCTGGAGCGGGTCGTCGGGCGGACCTATGGCCGGGGCTGCGACGCGGTGCTGGGCGATGGGCGCTGCGGGCTGGAGGCGGCGGCGGTCGCGGGGCGCAGCTGCGACAAGCGGTGGGCGACCTGCGTGGGCGTGTTCGGCAATGGGGTGAACTTTCAAGGGTTCCCGGATGTGCCGGGCGAGGACTTCCTGACGGCGCGGCCGGCAAGCGGGCGCAATGACGGCGGGAGCCGCAGGCGATGA